A region of Chitinophaga horti DNA encodes the following proteins:
- a CDS encoding bifunctional pirin family protein/GNAT family N-acetyltransferase has translation MSNIQLIIEERARDIGNFMVGRLLPFREKKMVGPFVFIDHMGPVNMNDHQNVDIGPHPHIGLSTLTFLFEGNIMHKDSLGTEVEIKPGQVNWMTAGKGIVHSERTPDHLRHSDKHMHGLQIWVALPKELEQMDPSFAHIEADELPHWQQDGVNIKLIAGEAFGKKSPVPVYSKLFFLELKSDSEQTVNIGPHLYGEWGMYILEGNVESEGNVFGPKQLLVAKPEIFCAFKMQANTTIYIVGGEPFPEPRYIDWNFVASDRALIEAAKQKWREQSFDPVPGEHGFIPLPNESPFLKNKDMSQTEIKHTQHQGQHGKRGSFDFMVDGVKMAEMAYVMAGEHKMIIEHTEVDDSLGGQGIGKRLQAELVNYVREHGLKVLPLCPFAHAMFKKMPEWQDVLENREHL, from the coding sequence ATGTCGAACATACAGCTGATCATCGAAGAACGTGCCCGCGACATCGGCAACTTCATGGTAGGCCGCCTGCTTCCTTTCCGCGAAAAGAAGATGGTAGGCCCTTTCGTGTTCATCGACCATATGGGTCCTGTGAACATGAACGACCACCAGAACGTGGACATCGGCCCCCATCCGCACATTGGCCTGTCAACCCTCACCTTTTTGTTCGAGGGTAATATTATGCATAAAGACAGCCTCGGCACCGAGGTAGAAATTAAACCCGGCCAGGTGAACTGGATGACGGCCGGTAAAGGCATCGTTCACTCCGAACGCACGCCCGACCATCTGCGTCACAGCGATAAACATATGCACGGCCTGCAGATATGGGTGGCGCTGCCTAAAGAACTGGAACAAATGGACCCGTCGTTCGCACACATCGAGGCGGACGAGCTGCCCCACTGGCAGCAGGACGGCGTCAACATCAAACTCATTGCAGGAGAAGCTTTTGGCAAAAAGAGCCCCGTGCCCGTTTACAGCAAACTCTTTTTCCTGGAACTGAAAAGTGACAGCGAACAAACCGTGAACATCGGCCCGCATTTATATGGCGAGTGGGGCATGTATATTCTGGAAGGCAATGTAGAAAGCGAAGGCAATGTATTTGGCCCCAAACAACTGCTGGTGGCTAAACCTGAAATATTCTGCGCCTTTAAGATGCAAGCTAATACCACCATCTACATCGTAGGTGGTGAACCCTTCCCCGAGCCGCGTTATATCGACTGGAACTTCGTCGCCAGCGACCGCGCCCTCATCGAAGCCGCCAAACAAAAGTGGCGCGAGCAATCCTTCGATCCTGTTCCCGGCGAACATGGTTTTATTCCATTACCTAACGAAAGTCCTTTCTTAAAAAATAAAGATATGTCACAGACAGAAATCAAACATACACAACACCAGGGCCAGCATGGCAAACGCGGTTCCTTCGACTTTATGGTAGATGGCGTTAAGATGGCCGAAATGGCCTACGTAATGGCCGGCGAACACAAGATGATCATCGAACACACCGAAGTAGATGACTCCTTAGGCGGCCAGGGCATTGGCAAAAGATTGCAGGCGGAACTGGTGAACTATGTGCGTGAGCATGGGCTGAAAGTGTTGCCGTTATGTCCTTTTGCGCATGCGATGTTTAAGAAGATGCCGGAGTGGCAGGATGTGTTGGAGAACAGGGAGCATTTGTAG
- the istA gene encoding IS21 family transposase, with protein sequence MEQLKQIVQLKEDGIGIREMARRIGISRNTVRKYLELIAEKTESTHALTDKELADTAYNNDLLVHDEQRLAQLTTHFQYAQNEISKTGVTRALLWQEYIDQHADGYVYSHYCYHFAQYLKSRDLSMHLQYSPADTIMVDFAGKKLHYIDSSTGEYIECEVFIAILPFSGVIFCQAVHSQRTADFTHCINSMLKFYGGVPATILCDNLKTAVIRPDRYEPIFTDVCTQLGEHYATTFSATRPYSPRDKAMVERAVSIVYNSIFGPLRNQDFTSLAALNAAIAQQLILLNDKPYKKTPYSRNYLFKQDEQNLLKPLPTAAFTPKKVVVLTVQRNYHVQLSEDHRYYSVPFQYTGKKVRVLYDARTVEIYLDYERIALHPRNTKQAYTTLAEHMPPNHQRMQQIKGWNRDDLLAYALRIGTATHQAASLILQNSIYMEQNYKSCFGMLMLQKKYSMQRLEAACTRALLGSRVNYIMIKNILERGLDQQVPPQTGIPIPDHDNIRGKDHYQ encoded by the coding sequence ATGGAACAATTAAAACAGATCGTTCAACTAAAGGAAGATGGTATCGGTATCCGTGAGATGGCGCGTCGTATCGGCATCAGCCGCAATACGGTCCGTAAATATCTTGAATTGATAGCAGAGAAGACGGAATCAACCCATGCCTTAACAGATAAGGAACTAGCAGATACTGCCTATAACAATGATTTGCTTGTGCATGACGAGCAACGGTTAGCTCAGCTGACCACCCATTTTCAGTATGCGCAAAATGAAATCAGCAAAACAGGGGTTACCCGCGCTTTACTTTGGCAGGAATACATAGATCAACACGCGGATGGCTATGTTTATAGTCATTATTGCTATCACTTCGCTCAGTATCTTAAAAGCCGGGACCTATCCATGCATCTGCAATACAGCCCGGCAGATACGATCATGGTTGACTTTGCGGGCAAAAAGCTGCATTACATTGACTCCTCTACGGGTGAGTATATTGAGTGTGAGGTCTTTATCGCTATTCTTCCTTTCAGTGGTGTTATCTTTTGTCAGGCTGTACACTCACAGCGAACCGCCGACTTTACCCACTGCATTAATAGCATGCTGAAGTTTTACGGTGGCGTCCCCGCCACGATTTTATGCGACAACCTAAAAACAGCGGTGATCCGCCCGGATCGTTACGAACCCATATTTACCGACGTTTGCACTCAGCTCGGCGAGCATTACGCTACCACCTTCAGCGCAACAAGGCCATATAGCCCTCGCGACAAAGCGATGGTGGAACGGGCCGTCAGTATTGTATACAACAGTATTTTTGGGCCATTGCGTAACCAAGACTTCACCAGTCTGGCAGCATTGAATGCTGCCATCGCACAACAGCTCATTTTACTTAACGACAAGCCCTATAAGAAGACACCTTATAGTCGTAACTATCTGTTTAAACAGGATGAGCAAAACTTGTTAAAACCGCTGCCAACAGCGGCATTTACCCCCAAAAAAGTAGTGGTGCTGACTGTCCAGCGTAACTATCACGTTCAGTTGTCTGAAGATCACCGGTATTACAGCGTCCCCTTTCAGTATACAGGAAAGAAGGTAAGGGTACTTTATGACGCCCGAACAGTGGAAATCTATCTTGACTATGAGCGTATTGCATTACACCCGCGTAATACAAAACAGGCCTATACCACCCTTGCGGAGCATATGCCGCCTAACCACCAGCGTATGCAACAAATCAAAGGATGGAATCGCGATGACCTGTTAGCCTACGCATTACGCATTGGCACCGCAACGCACCAGGCAGCCTCATTAATCCTGCAAAATAGCATCTATATGGAGCAAAATTACAAGTCCTGCTTCGGCATGTTGATGCTACAAAAGAAGTATTCGATGCAGCGCCTGGAGGCCGCCTGCACCAGAGCCCTGCTTGGCAGCAGGGTTAACTATATCATGATCAAAAACATACTGGAACGAGGTCTGGACCAACAGGTGCCTCCTCAAACCGGAATACCAATCCCGGATCATGACAACATAAGAGGCAAAGATCATTATCAATAA
- the istB gene encoding IS21-like element helper ATPase IstB, producing the protein MNTTQTLEQMQQLRLSGMYQAYRSQLELPLNKQLEGHDQVAHLVQAELLNRTNEKTAYYLKLAKLRLASTIEQIECSAARNITKQQLAGLAEGRYLAQGENILITGATGCGKSYLACALGHQACLQGHKTTYLNMNRLIEKITLSKLDGSYIRMLNHLERQTLIILDDFGLAPMTQEVRLTILQLLEDRYGKKSIIITSQLPVAKWYEYINDPTLADAIMDRMTANAQRIELKGDSMRRKKGKANQ; encoded by the coding sequence ATGAACACTACTCAAACACTGGAGCAAATGCAACAACTCAGGTTATCCGGCATGTATCAGGCCTATCGCTCGCAACTGGAACTGCCTTTAAACAAGCAGTTAGAAGGCCATGACCAGGTAGCCCACCTTGTACAGGCAGAATTACTTAACCGCACTAATGAAAAAACAGCCTACTACCTTAAGCTGGCTAAATTAAGGCTGGCATCTACTATTGAACAGATAGAGTGCTCAGCAGCCCGCAATATTACCAAACAGCAGCTGGCCGGTCTTGCTGAGGGCCGATACCTGGCCCAGGGTGAAAATATTCTTATTACGGGTGCAACAGGCTGCGGAAAAAGTTACCTGGCCTGTGCTTTGGGCCATCAGGCCTGCTTGCAGGGACATAAAACTACCTACCTGAACATGAATCGCCTGATAGAAAAGATTACACTGTCGAAGCTCGACGGCTCCTATATCAGGATGCTAAATCACCTGGAACGCCAAACGCTCATTATATTAGACGACTTTGGCCTGGCACCTATGACTCAGGAGGTCAGATTAACCATATTGCAACTCCTGGAAGATAGGTATGGCAAAAAGAGCATCATCATCACCTCCCAACTTCCGGTAGCAAAATGGTACGAATATATCAACGACCCAACGCTGGCCGATGCTATTATGGACAGAATGACAGCCAATGCACAACGAATAGAATTAAAGGGTGATTCTATGAGACGGAAAAAGGGGAAAGCAAATCAATAA
- a CDS encoding helix-turn-helix domain-containing protein yields MTFGERIALQRKQLKLSQDDLARKAGTSAPIIGRYERGEIKPSIELPKKLLTNWR; encoded by the coding sequence TTGACTTTTGGCGAACGCATTGCCCTGCAACGTAAGCAGCTTAAACTATCCCAGGACGACCTGGCTAGAAAGGCCGGCACTTCCGCACCCATCATCGGCAGGTACGAGCGCGGGGAGATTAAACCATCTATTGAGTTACCAAAAAAATTGCTGACGAACTGGAGGTAA
- a CDS encoding GH92 family glycosyl hydrolase, with protein sequence MIRNSIKWMGFAALLCGPVTVSFAQQQPNFLSYVDTRIGNVGQLLEPTRPTVQLPNQVMRMYPIRANYIDDQISSFPLLVVSHRQGEAFSLKPVVGEVSPESFRKRMTYDHDLEVLKPWQYETFLVDDDITVGFTPGEKSGIYQVKFPKGKPHYLLLDDYNGGKNSWSLNGSELNGHTIFHGDVNIYVYGVFNAKPASQEALNKNRLAVKFDADVVELRYAVSFISAEQAKQNYQQELGNGITPAALAKRGEAAWAKVINQVQVKGGTEAQKRSFYSALYRCYERMVNITENGRYYSGYDKQVHTSDRPFYVDDWSWDTYLAHHPLRTILHPAQEEDMLNSYVLMYEQSGWVPTFPLVYGDHACMNGFHPTITFLDAHRKGLKRFNLEKAYEGSLKNADEATMAPWKNGPKGPLDDFYHKNGYFPALAKGEEETDKIIHSWEKRQAVAVTLGGAYDDWAVGQLATTLGKKADADRFAKRALNYKNLYNPKYKMFIPKDSKGNWVEIDPKWDGGMGARDYYDENNGYTFQWQVQHDIPGLRDLMGGAAAMEANLDQLFREGLGRSKYEFWSKLPDATGNVGQFSMGNEPSFHIPYLYNYTGSAWKTQKRIRFLLDVWYKDNIFGIPGDEDGGGMTAFVVFSSLGFYPVTPGEPVYTIGSPLFEESAIKLENGKTFKVIAKNSSVVNKYIQRARFNGKVLDKPFFTHDQLMNGGVLELEMGAKPNKDWGK encoded by the coding sequence ATGATCAGAAACAGTATTAAGTGGATGGGCTTCGCAGCATTACTTTGCGGCCCCGTAACAGTGAGCTTTGCACAACAACAGCCCAATTTTCTTTCTTATGTTGATACCCGTATCGGTAACGTAGGCCAGTTGCTGGAACCTACGCGCCCCACGGTGCAATTACCCAATCAGGTGATGCGTATGTATCCCATCAGGGCCAATTACATCGACGATCAGATCAGCAGCTTTCCGCTACTGGTCGTGTCGCATCGCCAGGGAGAGGCTTTTTCACTCAAACCCGTTGTAGGAGAAGTGAGCCCCGAAAGCTTCCGTAAACGTATGACCTACGACCACGACCTGGAAGTACTAAAGCCGTGGCAGTATGAAACGTTTTTGGTGGATGATGATATTACGGTAGGATTTACGCCCGGTGAAAAATCGGGCATCTACCAGGTAAAGTTTCCAAAGGGTAAACCGCACTACCTGCTGCTCGACGATTATAACGGCGGTAAAAACAGCTGGTCGCTGAACGGTTCTGAGCTTAACGGCCATACGATCTTTCATGGAGACGTAAACATTTATGTATACGGTGTATTCAACGCCAAACCCGCATCGCAGGAGGCCCTCAATAAAAATCGCTTAGCGGTCAAGTTTGATGCCGATGTTGTGGAGCTTCGCTACGCCGTATCCTTCATCAGCGCAGAACAGGCAAAACAGAATTACCAACAGGAATTAGGCAATGGCATCACGCCGGCAGCGTTAGCTAAAAGAGGAGAAGCCGCCTGGGCCAAAGTAATTAACCAGGTGCAGGTGAAAGGTGGTACAGAAGCGCAGAAACGCAGCTTCTACAGCGCCCTCTATCGCTGTTACGAGCGAATGGTCAACATCACCGAAAACGGCCGCTACTACAGTGGTTACGATAAACAGGTACATACCTCCGACCGCCCGTTTTATGTAGATGACTGGAGCTGGGATACTTACCTCGCTCATCATCCTTTAAGAACGATCTTACATCCCGCGCAGGAAGAAGACATGCTGAACTCCTACGTTTTGATGTATGAACAAAGCGGCTGGGTGCCTACATTCCCGCTCGTATACGGCGATCATGCCTGTATGAACGGCTTTCACCCCACCATCACTTTCCTTGATGCGCATAGAAAAGGATTGAAACGTTTTAACCTGGAGAAAGCTTACGAAGGATCTTTAAAGAATGCCGACGAAGCCACCATGGCACCCTGGAAGAACGGGCCTAAAGGTCCGCTCGACGACTTCTATCACAAGAACGGCTATTTCCCCGCATTGGCGAAAGGTGAGGAAGAAACGGATAAAATCATTCACAGTTGGGAAAAACGCCAGGCCGTAGCTGTTACACTTGGCGGTGCTTACGACGATTGGGCAGTAGGGCAACTCGCCACCACATTGGGTAAAAAGGCCGATGCCGATCGTTTCGCCAAACGTGCCCTCAACTATAAAAACCTGTATAATCCCAAATACAAAATGTTTATCCCGAAGGATAGCAAAGGTAATTGGGTAGAAATCGATCCAAAGTGGGACGGTGGCATGGGCGCCCGCGATTATTATGATGAAAACAATGGTTACACCTTCCAGTGGCAGGTGCAGCACGATATTCCCGGTTTGCGCGACTTAATGGGCGGCGCAGCCGCGATGGAAGCCAACCTCGACCAGCTATTCCGCGAGGGATTGGGAAGAAGCAAATACGAGTTCTGGTCAAAGCTGCCCGATGCTACGGGCAACGTAGGACAGTTCTCTATGGGCAACGAACCCAGCTTCCACATCCCGTACCTGTACAACTACACCGGCTCTGCCTGGAAAACCCAGAAGCGTATCCGCTTCCTGCTGGATGTTTGGTATAAAGACAACATTTTCGGCATTCCCGGCGATGAAGACGGTGGCGGTATGACTGCATTCGTTGTCTTCTCCTCCCTCGGATTTTACCCCGTAACTCCTGGTGAACCAGTGTATACGATCGGTAGTCCGCTGTTTGAAGAATCGGCTATCAAACTGGAGAACGGCAAAACGTTTAAAGTGATCGCTAAAAACAGCTCGGTTGTCAACAAATATATTCAACGGGCACGGTTCAACGGTAAAGTGCTGGACAAGCCTTTCTTTACGCATGATCAGCTGATGAACGGCGGTGTGTTGGAATTGGAAATGGGGGCGAAGCCGAATAAGGATTGGGGTAAGTAA
- a CDS encoding DNA-formamidopyrimidine glycosylase family protein produces MPEGPSIVILKELVESFTGKKVLEVSGNAPVDLDRLVGQKITGFKSWGKHFLICFKKFTVRVHFMLFGSYSINERRDKVPRMRLTFAKGELSFYACLVKIIDEPLDEVYDWSADVMSEQWDRRAARAKLKQVPDMMACDALLDQHIFSGSGNIIKNEVLFRIRVQPESRIGALPPKKITEMLTEVVKYSFDFLHWKKQNTLKKHWLAHTKKICPRCNIPFEKKYAGKTKRRSFFCHNCQELYT; encoded by the coding sequence ATGCCCGAAGGCCCCTCCATCGTTATCCTGAAAGAACTGGTAGAAAGTTTCACTGGCAAGAAGGTACTGGAAGTATCCGGAAACGCGCCGGTAGATCTCGATCGTCTCGTTGGTCAGAAAATCACCGGCTTCAAATCCTGGGGCAAACACTTTCTCATCTGTTTCAAAAAATTTACGGTGCGTGTGCACTTTATGCTGTTCGGCTCCTACAGCATTAACGAGCGGCGTGATAAAGTGCCGAGAATGCGGCTCACCTTTGCGAAAGGAGAGTTGTCGTTCTATGCCTGCCTGGTTAAGATCATCGACGAGCCGCTGGACGAGGTGTACGACTGGAGCGCCGATGTAATGAGCGAACAATGGGATCGCCGCGCCGCCAGGGCCAAACTAAAGCAGGTACCCGACATGATGGCCTGCGATGCGTTGCTCGACCAGCACATCTTTTCGGGATCGGGCAACATCATCAAAAACGAAGTGTTGTTCCGCATTCGTGTACAGCCCGAAAGCCGCATTGGTGCCCTTCCTCCTAAAAAGATCACCGAAATGCTCACAGAAGTCGTCAAATATAGCTTCGACTTCCTTCACTGGAAAAAACAAAACACCCTCAAAAAGCACTGGCTGGCGCATACAAAGAAAATTTGTCCCCGCTGCAACATTCCCTTCGAAAAGAAATATGCGGGCAAAACCAAACGCCGTAGCTTCTTTTGCCATAACTGCCAGGAGCTGTATACCTAG
- a CDS encoding copper amine oxidase — protein MIQPKWKPLLFSGVMAALALPAAAQELKPDQAKALVSAKQGTIVELPGFLTEKIPNIDYHKVPMAGPQHVISDDPEYIRVPEAIALQEAVTPGAVRLYVYNVNGVKEPVKIDRRITAVIKNTGTGVMHLRMLRYSSQKPSTNYYLCGKQGLADFFASKPSDVIRSIKPGEVVAIDDKFEKAIVKYDELVHGFYEFVIDQPGEISVIQTDINTSGPKAYARIKTVLPSKSQSGAGRGVFGVSNYCIVNKAVYDTKEGTKEIIVADGDLDPWVTGKSAISEGIAELAGNYGVMYNIELKWKSTDGKGLALVTWNSRSGNSQWCGGMANTMVVSGGKFKEGIIQLPSDRLVTKAAPEAILVQVFKPAANGEEQTIKMTYSPPGASCLPTPLVFIPVDIR, from the coding sequence ATGATACAACCAAAATGGAAACCGCTGCTGTTTTCCGGGGTAATGGCCGCTTTAGCACTGCCCGCAGCCGCACAGGAACTGAAACCGGATCAGGCCAAAGCCCTGGTGTCCGCAAAACAAGGAACGATCGTAGAACTGCCCGGATTCTTAACCGAGAAAATTCCGAACATCGATTATCACAAAGTGCCGATGGCTGGTCCGCAACACGTCATTTCTGACGATCCGGAATACATTCGTGTACCGGAAGCCATTGCCCTGCAGGAAGCAGTGACCCCGGGCGCTGTTCGGCTCTATGTTTATAATGTGAACGGGGTAAAGGAGCCGGTAAAAATCGATCGCCGTATTACGGCGGTGATTAAAAATACGGGTACTGGGGTGATGCACCTGCGCATGTTGCGTTATTCGTCGCAAAAGCCTAGTACGAATTACTACCTGTGTGGCAAACAGGGATTGGCTGACTTCTTCGCTTCCAAACCTTCGGACGTGATCCGCAGCATTAAGCCGGGAGAGGTAGTGGCTATAGACGACAAATTCGAAAAGGCGATCGTGAAATATGATGAGCTGGTACACGGGTTCTACGAGTTCGTGATCGACCAGCCGGGGGAGATCAGTGTGATTCAGACGGATATAAATACAAGTGGTCCTAAAGCCTACGCGCGGATCAAAACAGTGTTGCCCAGCAAAAGTCAGAGCGGTGCTGGCCGTGGCGTGTTCGGGGTGAGCAACTACTGCATCGTGAACAAAGCGGTATATGATACGAAAGAAGGTACAAAAGAAATTATCGTGGCCGATGGCGATCTCGATCCATGGGTGACAGGTAAATCGGCCATCAGCGAAGGCATTGCGGAACTGGCCGGTAACTACGGCGTGATGTACAATATCGAGTTAAAGTGGAAGAGCACCGATGGTAAAGGGCTTGCGCTCGTGACCTGGAACTCCCGCAGTGGTAATAGTCAATGGTGTGGTGGTATGGCCAACACCATGGTGGTAAGCGGTGGTAAGTTCAAAGAAGGCATCATCCAGCTGCCGAGCGACCGGCTGGTGACCAAAGCCGCGCCGGAAGCCATCCTTGTACAGGTGTTTAAGCCTGCTGCTAACGGAGAGGAGCAAACGATTAAGATGACCTATTCGCCGCCAGGTGCATCGTGCCTGCCGACGCCATTGGTGTTTATACCGGTGGATATCAGATAA
- a CDS encoding carbohydrate-binding protein: MFTFIVLPARGQNNAAPPLPKPKDNEFVMKKGTILGFRQINLNMGQVGFEVMVTCADKTGTGRLEFRLDHVRGKKIGTLEIPYTADTVYSAKLVGHMPNAMGVHDIFLIAKGGSEFSISAFGFIQNYWYR; encoded by the coding sequence ATGTTCACTTTCATTGTTTTGCCCGCACGCGGGCAGAATAATGCTGCGCCTCCCCTTCCCAAACCAAAGGACAATGAATTTGTAATGAAAAAAGGCACGATCCTCGGCTTCAGGCAAATTAACCTGAATATGGGGCAAGTGGGTTTTGAAGTTATGGTTACCTGTGCCGATAAAACCGGTACCGGCCGGCTCGAGTTCCGGTTAGATCATGTACGCGGTAAAAAAATAGGCACGCTGGAAATACCCTACACGGCAGATACGGTTTATTCGGCCAAACTGGTCGGACATATGCCTAACGCGATGGGGGTACACGATATTTTCCTGATTGCCAAGGGGGGCAGCGAGTTTAGTATCAGCGCTTTCGGGTTCATCCAGAATTATTGGTACAGGTAA
- a CDS encoding response regulator, whose amino-acid sequence MQKQILIIDDDRDELEIFIEALEGIPAAYSCSYAESPEEALVMLTNTSPDYIFIDYNMPRTNGLECLQAIKKIEQLQNTPLIIYSNSISEETRRHAKQLGAATCIVKPPTIDILTAMLKEILA is encoded by the coding sequence ATGCAGAAACAAATTCTTATTATCGACGATGACCGCGATGAGCTGGAAATCTTTATAGAAGCACTGGAAGGCATTCCGGCAGCCTACAGCTGCTCTTATGCAGAAAGTCCGGAAGAAGCGTTGGTAATGCTTACCAACACCTCCCCGGACTATATATTTATCGATTACAATATGCCCCGCACAAACGGGCTGGAATGTTTACAGGCGATCAAAAAAATAGAACAATTACAAAACACACCGCTCATCATCTATTCTAATTCTATCAGCGAAGAAACACGTCGTCATGCGAAACAACTCGGTGCCGCCACCTGTATCGTTAAACCGCCGACGATCGATATTTTAACCGCCATGCTTAAAGAGATTCTCGCTTAA
- a CDS encoding sensor histidine kinase — MHKARLQEALVEELSTFTRVIGGQYTDALQKAYTSLEFLIGNDARNLSNEGRASLRRVQGGLQRMKLMTDDLVAFSKIEADEAGLSDVNLNQVLEIVQDEMEEKLNSCELKVVAGELPVIPGYAMLISLLFYHLLDNACKFVRKGPEPQVSVQHELVEGADRSYHVISFRDNGIGFEESKTSEVFELFIRHEDKQRYKGSGMGLAVCKKIMDLHGGLITTESHPGEGSLFSCWFPR; from the coding sequence TTGCATAAGGCGCGCCTGCAGGAAGCGCTGGTGGAGGAGCTGAGCACCTTTACGCGGGTGATTGGCGGGCAGTATACCGATGCATTACAGAAAGCATATACCTCGCTGGAGTTTTTGATTGGCAACGATGCACGCAACCTGAGCAACGAAGGCCGCGCCAGTCTGCGCCGTGTACAAGGCGGCCTGCAGCGCATGAAGCTGATGACCGACGACCTGGTGGCGTTCTCGAAGATAGAGGCCGACGAGGCCGGTTTGTCTGACGTGAATTTGAACCAGGTGCTTGAGATCGTGCAGGACGAGATGGAGGAAAAGCTGAATAGCTGTGAGCTGAAAGTGGTAGCAGGTGAATTGCCTGTTATACCGGGCTATGCGATGCTGATTTCCCTGTTGTTCTACCACCTGCTCGACAATGCCTGTAAGTTTGTGCGTAAGGGTCCGGAGCCGCAGGTGTCGGTACAGCACGAACTCGTGGAGGGGGCCGATCGTAGTTATCATGTCATCTCTTTCCGTGATAACGGTATTGGTTTCGAAGAGAGCAAAACGAGCGAAGTGTTCGAGTTGTTCATCCGCCATGAGGACAAGCAGCGTTACAAAGGATCGGGCATGGGCCTGGCGGTTTGTAAAAAAATAATGGACCTGCACGGCGGTTTGATTACCACCGAGAGTCATCCGGGAGAAGGCAGTTTATTTAGTTGCTGGTTTCCTCGTTAA
- a CDS encoding PAS domain-containing protein — MLEKHFHAGNPDGPGAEHVMRMKDEQLRALVENTPDAITRWDSNFRLVFANNAFAEKSGTPVNEALGKTSVQMGHPPEVSHAFVEKLRKVFETQQPQEHYNYYPSPEGNLYFHSRMVPEFAVDGTVTTVLNIARDITHTHNIKIELEEVNRRCCIRRACRKRWWRS, encoded by the coding sequence ATGTTAGAAAAGCACTTTCATGCAGGAAATCCGGACGGACCAGGGGCAGAACATGTGATGAGGATGAAGGACGAACAGTTGAGAGCCCTGGTGGAAAACACGCCGGATGCGATTACCAGATGGGATTCGAATTTCAGATTAGTGTTCGCGAACAACGCCTTCGCGGAGAAGAGCGGAACACCTGTAAACGAAGCCCTGGGCAAAACCAGTGTACAAATGGGGCATCCACCCGAGGTATCACATGCCTTCGTGGAAAAATTGCGGAAAGTATTTGAGACACAGCAGCCCCAGGAGCACTACAATTACTATCCGTCTCCGGAAGGGAACCTTTATTTTCATTCGCGCATGGTACCCGAGTTTGCGGTAGATGGAACGGTAACCACGGTGCTGAACATTGCACGGGATATTACCCATACGCACAACATTAAAATAGAGCTGGAGGAGGTTAACCGCCGCTGTTGCATAAGGCGCGCCTGCAGGAAGCGCTGGTGGAGGAGCTGA
- a CDS encoding STAS/SEC14 domain-containing protein — protein sequence MISQLSNVPSNIVAFRASGEVTKEDFETDVLPAVQELVKRTGKLNYLMVIDTDIKNFTGGAWVQDALLGIKQLTKWHRAAILTDSENINKFTDAFSYLVPGEFKGFRTNELEAAVLWVSAED from the coding sequence ATGATCTCACAACTTTCCAATGTACCTTCTAACATCGTCGCATTTCGTGCGAGTGGAGAGGTAACCAAAGAAGATTTTGAAACAGATGTATTGCCAGCCGTGCAGGAACTAGTGAAGCGTACCGGCAAACTCAATTACCTCATGGTAATCGATACCGATATCAAAAACTTTACAGGCGGCGCCTGGGTGCAGGATGCGCTGTTGGGCATTAAACAGCTTACGAAGTGGCACCGTGCCGCCATTCTTACTGATTCAGAAAACATTAATAAGTTTACGGACGCCTTTAGCTACCTGGTACCCGGCGAGTTCAAAGGGTTTCGCACCAATGAGCTGGAGGCCGCCGTACTATGGGTATCAGCCGAAGATTAG